AAGAACGAGCAATGTATTAATTTAAGGATGTACAAATATGGATGAGTCAGAGATTGGTAAATGCCGATtgctgtatttatttttcttacatattgaataaataaattcatattaccatgattaaaatagtttatcattatttctgaaaacaatTTCTAAGAGGATTTTACTAACGACTGCACAACAAATCATCTCCCTAAAAAtgaaaagggacataactcatgtaaacaaattatctccctttaattaattaatattggtCTTGCGGCACGCTGGGAAAATGATCCCCCAGTTTCCTCCATAGTAAAATCTGAAGCCATGGTGATCCCTGAATAAGGGGTTAATTGTGGAAAGCTAGGGTTCAATTAGTAGAAAGGTTTAATTGGTAGAAGGGTTTAATTGTGGAAAGTTACTATTCAATTAGAATAAGGGGTTAATTGTGGAAAGCTAGGGTTGTTTGGCATCTGTAAGTTTTCAGATTGGGTCAGTTTTTCATTCCATAATTGGCAACGAAACCAGACATTATAATGTTGATTTAATGGCTTCTCATTGGTCGAGTCTTGTCTGGACgactcctcctaaagtactactccgattttaacgaaacttggtatacatgatcagtataacatgtagttaaaaaaatgggaaataataGGTGCACTcctagctcaggcaggggactttgtattaCTGTtacaatactatccatccttgtttctctaagaaaacaatacataattCCACTTCTGTTACTGAGTCTGTTCtgaatgtttattttacttAGAAAAGTGGAACAGAAAACACTGTAGACACTACTCTGTCAGACTCACCAAAAAAGCGAGGAAGACCATCTTTGGCATCTGTAAGTTTTCAGATTGGGTCTGTTTTTCATTCCATAATTGGTAACGAAACCAGTCATTATAATGTTGATTTAATGATGATAATGGGAGCTCTCCATAGTATTTAATAGAGATGTGtaatttttgtacaaatttgaaaatcagacaaaaaaaaaattttcacaGAACTGTTATGCAGAGTAAAAGATGGCTTtctcaaattgaaaaaaatgaaggAAGACTAGGGTTGAACTCATAGAAGGTTTTTACTCTATGTAATACTTGTACATTAAGTATTTTGGTGTTGGGCAAGtcatttataaaatgtttgtgttaCATAGAAAAGTGAAACAGTTGGCCGTACTTTGTCAGCCTCGCCGAAAAAACGAGGAAGACCATCATTAGCATCGGTAAGTTTTCATATTAAGGAAAGTTAGATGATTCCATATAATTCACTGTGAGGTCTTTCCTAGTACACTGTATCAATGACGATAGGTGATATTACTCCATATAAATTCCAGACAGAAATAATAAGCAGCACTTATCTGTAATACAGTAGAGGATGGCACTTAGTTCATTAAAGGGTTTAATTGTGGAAAGCTAGGGTTCAGTTTGTACAAGGGTTTAAATTGATAGAGGAGCTTGATTGTGGGAAGCTAGAGTTCAATTTGTGGAATGAGTTAATTGTGGAAAGGTTGAGTTCAATAAGATTAACTTTTATCAATTGCTAATTGACAGGATAGTTAAATGATCAATGTTTTGAAAcgtaacaaaatgtttaaatgataacTATTTTACTTGTCTGAAGTGAAAaccttttttcaaaatggctgccgacttctcattggttgaggcttgtccggacaactcctccttaagTACTACttcgattttaacgaaacttggtatacatcaTTATAGTATAACTTGTAGTTTTGCATCCACTACttcgattttaacgaaacttggtatacatgatcagtataacatgtagttgtgcatcctacatttttttttcttgaaaaaacatttttcaaaatggccaccggcttctcattggttgaggcttgtccggacaactcctcctgaagtactactccgattttaacgaaacttggtatgcattatcagtataacatgtagttgtgtatcccaaattttgttttgaaaattgccgctggcttctcattggttgagtcTTGTCTGGACgactcctcctaaagtactactccgattttaacgaaacttggtatacataatcagtataacatgtagttaaaaaaatgggaaataaataggtgcactcctagctcaggcaggggactttgtattgctgtgaTGTGCAATACTGTCCATCCTTATTTCTCtaagaaaacaatacataattCCACTTCTGTTACTGAGTCTGTTCtgaatgtttattttacttAGAAAAGTGGAACAGAAAACACTGTAGACACTACTCTGTCAGACTCACCAAAAAAGCGAGGAAGACCATCTTTGGCATCTGTAAGTTTTCAGATTGGGTCAGTTTTTCATTCCATAATTGGTAACGAAACCAGTCATtataatgttaatttaatgATGATAATGGGAGCTCTCCATGGTATTTAATAGAGATGTGtaatttttgtacaaatttgaaaatcagacaaaaaaaaattcacagaACTGTTATGCAGAGTAAAAGATGGCTTtctcaaattgaaaaaaatgaaggAAGACTAGGGTTGAACTCATAGAAGGTTTTTACTCTATGTAATACTTGTACAGTAAGTATTTTGGTGTTGGGCAAGtcatttataaatgtttgtGTTACATAGAAAAGTGAAACAGTTGGCCGTACTTTGTCAGCCTCGCCGGAAAAACGAGGAAGACCATCATTAGCATCGGTAAGTTTTCATATTAAGGAAAGTTAGATGATTCCATATAATTCACTGTGAGGTCTTTCCTAGTACACTGTATCAATGACAATAGGTGATATTACTCCATATAAATTCCAGACAGAAATAATAAGCAGCACTTATCTGTAATACAGTAGAGGATATGACACTTAGTTCATTAAAGGGTTTAATTGTGGAAAGCTAGGGTTCAGTTTGTACAAGGGTTTAAATTGATAGAGGAGCTTGATTGTGGGAAGCTAGAGTTCAATTTGTGGAATGAGTTAATTGTGGAAAGGTTGAGTTCAATAAGATTAACTTTTATCAATTGCTAATATAATTGACAGGATAGTTAAATGATCAATGTTTTGAAACGTaacgaaatgtttaaatgataacTATTTTACTTGTCTGAAGTGTCAGAAACATGGTAAATGATACCTTTTCCATGTCTGGAATCTTACACACTGTACAAATGATCAATGTTTTACAGGTTTCTTtagttattagtcccctgccgtttgaaaaacggggggactttaggtttatcctccgtctgtctgtctgtcacgcaaaggttgtccggacaactccttataaagtactactccgattttaatgaaacttggtatacatgatcagtacaacatgtagttgttcattccacatttttttaaaaaaatttttgaaaaactatttttcaaaatggccagcagcttctcattggttgaggcttgtctggacaactcctcctaaagtactacttcgattttaacgaaacttggtatacattatcagtataacatgtagttgtgtatcccacattttgttttgaaaaatctatttttcaaaatggtcgctggcttctcattggttgagtcTTGTCTGGACTcctcctcctaaagtactactccgattttaacgaaacttggtatacatgatcagtataacatgtagttaaaaaaatgggaaataaataggcGGACTcctagctcaggcaggggactttgtattgctgttacaatactatccatccttgtttctctaagaaaacaatacataattCCACTTCTGTTACTGAGTCTGTTCtgaatgtttattttacttAGAAAAGTGGAACAGAAAACACTGTAGACACTACTCTGTCCGACTCACCAAAAAAGCGAGGAAGACCATCTTTGGCATCTGTAAGTTTTCAGATTGGGTCAGTTTTTCATTCCATAATTGGTAACGAAACCAGTCATTATAATGTTGATTTAATGATGATAATGGGAGCTCTCCATAGTATTTAATAGAGATGTGtaatttttgtacaaatttgaaaatcagacaaaaaaaaatttcacaGAACTGTTATGCAGAGTAAAAGATGGCTTTCtcgaattgaaaaaaaatgaaggaaGACTAGGGTTGAACTCATAGAAGGTTTTTACTCTATGTAATACTTGTACATTAAGTATTTTGGTGTTGGGCAAGtcatttataaatgtttgtGTTACATAGAAAAGTGAAACAGTTGGCCGTACTTTGTCAGCCTCGCCGAAAAAACGAGGAAGACCATCATTAGCATCGGTAAGTTTTCATATTAAGGAAAGTTAGATGATTCCATATAATTCACTGTGAGGTCTTTCCTAGTACACTGTATCAATGACGATAGGTGATATTACTCCATATAAATTCCAGACAGAAATAATAAGCAGCACTTATCTGTAATACAGTAGCGGATGGCACTTAGTTCATTAAAGGGTTTAATTGTGGAAAGCTAGGGTTCAGTTTGTACAAGGGTTTAAATTGATAGAGGAGCTTGATTGTGGGAAGCTAGAGTTCAATTTGTGGAATGAGTTAATTGTGGAAAGGTTGAGTTCAATAAGATTAACTTTTATCAATTGCTAATTGACAGGATAGTTAAATGATCAATGTTTTGAAACGTAAcgaaatgggaaataaataggtgcactcctagctcaggcaggggactttgtattgctgttgcaatactgtCCATCCTTGTTTCTCtaagaaaacaatacataattCCACTTCTGTTACTGAGTCTGTTCtgaatgtttattttacttAGAAAAGTGGAACAGAAAACGCTGTAGACACGACTCTGTCAGACTCACCGAAAAAACGAGGAAGGCCGTCTTTAGCATCTGTAAGTTTTTAAATGGGATTGAAGGGTTTTGGCATTGGAAGTGATTTGTTTGAAAAAGAATTAATTCAAACATTGGGTCATTCATTCAATGTGCATTTTTTGTTGAAAGGCAAGAAATATAGCATGACCACCAACTAAATTATTATAACTTTCACCACACTCaaagagaaatgaaatgttGAGTGGGTTctggatatttaaaaaaaaaaaagtgaaagcGCTAATGATGATAAAGGAATGCAATCTGCAGCACCAAGAAAATTAGGAAGTCCGTCTTTTGGGTCTGTAAGTTTTTAAGCTTAAGGAAATGTATTGTCATATTTGCCTATTAAGTATTTTTTAAGAACTTTAATGACACTTCAGTATCATAAACTAGCTTTTGAATTTGTCCAAAATTGTACAGGaatttagattttgataaattacttTTTAATGAAATCCCCCCGTTTGCCTGATATGATGGTAAAGTTATTGAGATTATGTTTGTTGATACAGAAAAGTGGAAGTGATACCAATGGTGTTCAGACGCCAGAACAACCAAGAAAGCGAGGAAGACCAGTTGTAAGTTACTTAACTAACTAATGTCTGAGCGATAggttttaagaaatatttctgGAACCTTTTGTCTGTTAGAGTGAGTCTTGTGTTAGTGTTGATTCTAGGCAATACTGGGTGCCTGACGATTCAAGAAACTAAAGCCATGCTCTGTACTGTGCTCTGTACTGTATCTTACAGGATTGATTCATGAAAATACTGAGATATTATATTCAGGCATATAATTACACAATCATGGCCATGATAAAATTTCCAAATTAAGAGGTACTTATTCTTGCATAAACttgatttatattaaataattttatagACAGCATACAGTAGCAATTAATGTTTTAGTTGGCTAAAACCAAAAAATTCTTAGAATATAGaaatatgtatttgaattttttgtacttcaacagtatatatatctaattgttaaattgaaatatatgtatgtagttaTTTGTTTTTACACAATTTGTTGGCATTAAATGTAGTCTGTAGATAGTTTATtatcaattcatatattttattggTAGAAACATGACCCATGTTATGTTCACAGGAATCAAGCAAGAAGGGAGGAGCAATTAAAGCTGTAAGTGGAGTTAAGAATAGACTTTTTCATAAGACAAACTGTCCaattgtacagtatatgtatttcTTCTTTCTGTGACTTTGATACACTAGCTGTATATGTAAGGGTGTGGAATCCATGTCAGTCCCCAGGTCTCACAGTTTATCTCTAATCTGTAGACATTGTGTACACTTAATTGTTCCCTCTGGTATTGAACTAATGTTGGAGCAACTTTATTTACTGTAGGGCGGTCTGACTGAAATGTCACTACAGGAGAGAGAattacattagatatatacatataggttAAGTTCATATCCATCCCCATTTAGATATATGGCCGACTaagtaacattttaaaacacattCAGGAAAAAACGATATATTTCATGCATACTGGAACATAGTGTACTTCATTCTAACCTTTACGTTTTTCTATACCTACAGTTGCATTGTTTGATAAACTTGGATGTAACAATGGAATTGTGATATTATACACGTACGTATTTGAAATACTGTTTACTACAGGCCACAGGAAAGCCAAGAGATCGAGGTCGGCCATCAAAAAGTGTAAGTTTcacaaaatgatatataaaatacatgtagttaacaaGGTTTAATAAGATAAAAAGTGTTAATAGGTATAACCGGACAAAAAagcaaataaaataattgaagaCATTGGCTTAATATGAACTGTTGTCAAATATAAAATGTGATTGGATAATAGTCCGTTACAGTAGCTACACATGTTTGTATAGGTGGGTGGTTTAACAGAGGTTTGTGTACTACATGTATCATGTGTATTTACTAGTACATATAATAGTATCCTTAGTCTTTTCCTAtattttattagcccaccatcatcagatggtgggctattcaaatcgccctgcgtccgtggtccgtcgtccgtccgtccgtccgtccctccctccgtccgtccgtccgtccgtccgtccgtaaacaattcttgttatcgctaatcctcagaaagtactgaagggatctttctcaaatttcatatgtaggttccccttggtgcctagttatgcatattgcattttgggaccgatcggaaaacaacatggccgacaggcagccatcttggattttgaccattgaagtttgttatcgctatttctgagaaagtactgaagggatctttctcaaatttcatatgtaggttccccttggtgcctagttatgcatattgcattttgggaccgatcggaaaacaacatggccgacaggcagccatcttggattttgaccattgaagtttgttatcgctatttctgagaaagtactgaagggatcattctcaaatttcatatgttggtttcccttggtgcctagttatgcatattgcatttttggattgatcggaaaacaacatggccgacaggcagccatcttggattttgaccattgaagtttgttttcgctatttcggagaaagtactgaagggatctttctcaaatttcatatgtaggttccccttggtgccttgttatgcatattgcatttttggattgatcggaaaacaacatggccgacaggcagccatcttggattttgaccattgaagtttgttatcgctatttcggagaaagtactgaagggatctttctcaaatttcatatgtaggttccccttggtgccttgttatgcatattgcattttgggaccgatcggaaaacaacctagccgacaggcagccatcttggattttgacaattgaagtttgttatcgctatttctgagaaagtactgaagggatctttctc
Above is a window of Pecten maximus chromosome 7, xPecMax1.1, whole genome shotgun sequence DNA encoding:
- the LOC117330390 gene encoding chromosomal protein D1-like isoform X21, translated to MALKRKLEDECGDFIAGSEDQEQQDRETAAATEADALAKKNQGSHKKTYIPTGKPRGRPRTIALESGASSEGPRKQGRPSLASKSGTENTVDTTLSDSPKKRGRPSLASKSETVGRTLSASPKKRGRPSLASKSGTENTVDTTLSDSPKKRGRPSLASKSETVGRTLSASPEKRGRPSLASKSGTENTVDTTLSDSPKKRGRPSLASKSETVGRTLSASPKKRGRPSLASKSGTENAVDTTLSDSPKKRGRPSLASKSGSDTNGVQTPEQPRKRGRPVESSKKGGAIKAATGKPRDRGRPSKSAKARPLYIPTGKPRGRPPLGENGARKTPYVPTGKPRGRRPLGENGARLTPYVPTGKPRGRPPLGENGQPKIPYVPTGKPRGRPRLGHRVKTPNKLTGKARGRPKADQSILVVNIETESNTDEESDVVKVK
- the LOC117330390 gene encoding chromosomal protein D1-like isoform X20, translated to MALKRKLEDECGDFIAGSEDQEQQDRETAAATEADALAKKNQGSHKKTYIPTGKPRGRPRTIALESGASSEGPRKQGRPSLASKSGTENTVDTTLSDSPKKRGRPSLASKSETVGRTLSASPKKRGRPSLASKSGTENTVDTTLSDSPKKRGRPSLASKSETVGRTLSASPEKRGRPSLASKSGTENTVDTTLSDSPKKRGRPSLASKSETVGRTLSASPKKRGRPSLASKSGTENAVDTTLSDSPKKRGRPSLASKSGSDTNGVQTPEQPRKRGRPVESSKKGGAIKAATGKPRDRGRPSKSARKTPYVPTGKPRGRRPLGENGARKTCPYVPTGKPRGRPRYEDGVAKVQPYVPTGKPRGRPPLGENGQPKIPYVPTGKPRGRPRLGHRVKTPNKLTGKARGRPKADQSILVVNIETESNTDEESDVVKVK
- the LOC117330390 gene encoding chromosomal protein D1-like isoform X19, with protein sequence MALKRKLEDECGDFIAGSEDQEQQDRETAAATEADALAKKNQGSHKKTYIPTGKPRGRPRTIALESGASSEGPRKQGRPSLASKSGTENTVDTTLSDSPKKRGRPSLASKSETVGRTLSASPKKRGRPSLASKSGTENTVDTTLSDSPKKRGRPSLASKSETVGRTLSASPEKRGRPSLASKSGTENTVDTTLSDSPKKRGRPSLASKSETVGRTLSASPKKRGRPSLASKSGTENAVDTTLSDSPKKRGRPSLASKSGSDTNGVQTPEQPRKRGRPVESSKKGGAIKAATGKPRDRGRPSKSARLTPYVPTGKPRGRPPLGENGARKTCPYVPTGKPRGRPRYEDGVAKVQPYVPTGKPRGRPPLGENGQPKIPYVPTGKPRGRPRLGHRVKTPNKLTGKARGRPKADQSILVVNIETESNTDEESDVVKVK